The Streptomyces sp. CC0208 genome window below encodes:
- a CDS encoding carbohydrate ABC transporter permease — MSLNTTLVRSLKAPARPAWEEAPNKAGLTAKGGLLLLCCLGVLGPLWIVIVTSLSPKPVIDRVGGLVVIPQGITFVNYKELLSGGQVSRAIMVSIGVTLVGTLFSMAVSVLAAYGLSRPGSLGHRFFLMTMMATMFFGAGLIPTYLLVQSLGLTDTYLSLILPSAVSVFNILVLRAFFMGISPELTESARIDGAGDMRILLTIVMPLSRAVLAVISLFYAVGYWSAWFNASIYLSDQSMMPLQNVLIQLVQKNTEAPTGLQQAVRTGQLSALGLQMAVMVLALIPVAVASPFVQRHFKKGMLTGAVKG; from the coding sequence GTGAGCCTGAACACGACGCTCGTCCGCAGCCTCAAGGCGCCCGCACGGCCCGCGTGGGAGGAGGCCCCGAACAAGGCCGGACTCACCGCGAAGGGCGGCCTTCTCCTCCTGTGCTGCCTGGGTGTGCTCGGTCCGCTGTGGATCGTCATCGTCACCAGCCTCTCCCCGAAGCCGGTGATCGACCGGGTCGGCGGACTCGTCGTAATCCCGCAGGGCATCACCTTCGTCAACTACAAGGAACTGCTCAGCGGAGGGCAGGTCAGCCGGGCCATCATGGTGTCGATCGGGGTCACCCTCGTCGGCACGCTGTTCTCGATGGCGGTGTCGGTGCTGGCCGCATACGGCCTGTCGCGGCCGGGGAGCCTGGGGCACCGATTCTTCCTGATGACCATGATGGCGACGATGTTCTTCGGGGCCGGGCTCATCCCGACCTACCTGCTGGTGCAGTCGCTGGGGCTCACCGACACCTATCTGTCGCTGATCCTGCCGAGCGCGGTGAGCGTCTTCAACATCCTGGTGCTGCGGGCCTTCTTCATGGGGATCTCGCCGGAACTCACCGAGTCCGCGCGGATCGACGGGGCCGGTGACATGCGGATCCTGCTGACCATCGTCATGCCGCTGTCGCGGGCAGTGCTGGCGGTGATCTCGCTGTTCTACGCCGTGGGGTACTGGAGTGCGTGGTTCAACGCGTCCATCTATCTGAGTGACCAGTCGATGATGCCGCTGCAGAACGTGCTCATTCAGCTCGTGCAGAAGAACACGGAAGCGCCGACCGGGCTGCAACAAGCGGTGCGTACCGGCCAGTTGTCGGCGCTGGGGCTGCAGATGGCCGTGATGGTGCTGGCGTTGATCCCGGTGGCGGTGGCCTCTCCGTTCGTCCAGCGGCACTTCAAGAAGGGCATGTTGACCGGTGCGGTGAAGGGGTGA
- a CDS encoding 1,4-beta-glucanase gives MLSSRISRRAVLAGTVAAAAITAVPAFPGAAAAATPSYRWRQVAIGGTGFVTGVLFHPSVRGLAYARTDIGGAYRWDDRSARWTPLNDDLGWDDWNLLGVEAMAVDPAHPDRVYLALGTYAQSWAGNGAVLRSENRGATWARTDLSVKLGGNEDGRGTGERLLVDPRDSDTLWLGTRHDGLLKSTDRGATWVTANTFPGAPTAGGQGVTLLVAAGRTLYAGWGDSDGTSANLYRTSDGTTWEAVAGQPSGTNAKVPIRAAYDCHTRELYVTYANAPGPNGQSDGSVHKLATASGRWTDVTPVKPGGTTSDGSADTFGYGGVSVDARRPGTVVVSTNNRWAAVDTLYRTTNGGRTWTSLKDSAVLDVSETPFLTFGADKPKFGWWIQAVAVDPYDSKHVVYGTGATLYGTRDLKHWAPQIRGLEETSVRLLISPPTGEAHLLSGLGDIGVMYHERLTASPSRGMASNPVFGSATGLAQAAARPSYVVRTGFGDHGNGAFSNDGGKTWAPFATQPAPAKDAPGPIATNADGSVLLWTFVHWDGTKYPAQRSTDNGATWSEVATCPKGATPLADPADPARFYAYDTDTGTLFASTDGGRTFSGRASGLPSGDSQFQLAAAPGRSGDLWLSAKTNGLYRSTDGGATFTKLTSCWASHTLAFGKAAKGADYPAVYQVGATEAVTGVYRSDDGAKTWVRVNDDRHQWGWIGATIAADPRLYGRVYIATNGRGIQYGEPV, from the coding sequence ATGCTTTCGTCCAGGATCAGTCGGCGTGCCGTTCTTGCGGGGACCGTGGCCGCCGCTGCGATCACCGCGGTTCCGGCCTTCCCGGGAGCCGCCGCGGCCGCCACCCCCTCCTACCGCTGGCGCCAAGTCGCCATCGGCGGTACCGGCTTCGTCACCGGCGTCCTCTTCCACCCCTCCGTCCGCGGGCTCGCCTACGCCCGGACCGACATCGGCGGGGCCTACCGGTGGGACGACCGGAGCGCGCGCTGGACCCCGCTCAACGACGACCTCGGGTGGGACGACTGGAACCTCCTCGGTGTCGAGGCCATGGCCGTCGACCCCGCCCACCCCGACCGGGTCTACCTCGCGCTCGGCACCTACGCCCAGTCGTGGGCCGGCAACGGCGCCGTACTGCGCTCCGAGAACCGCGGTGCCACCTGGGCCCGGACCGACCTCTCCGTGAAGCTCGGCGGGAACGAGGACGGGCGGGGAACCGGGGAGCGGCTGCTCGTCGACCCCCGGGACAGCGACACGCTGTGGCTCGGGACCCGGCACGACGGGCTGCTCAAGTCCACCGACCGGGGCGCCACCTGGGTTACCGCGAACACCTTCCCGGGGGCGCCCACCGCCGGCGGCCAGGGCGTCACCCTCCTCGTCGCCGCCGGACGCACGCTGTACGCCGGCTGGGGCGACTCCGACGGGACGTCGGCCAACCTGTACCGCACCTCCGACGGAACCACCTGGGAAGCCGTCGCCGGACAGCCCTCCGGCACGAACGCCAAGGTGCCGATCCGGGCCGCCTACGACTGCCACACCCGCGAGCTGTACGTCACCTACGCCAACGCCCCCGGGCCCAACGGGCAGTCCGACGGCAGCGTGCACAAGCTGGCCACGGCGAGCGGCAGGTGGACCGACGTCACGCCCGTGAAGCCGGGCGGGACGACGAGCGACGGTTCCGCCGACACCTTCGGGTACGGCGGGGTCTCCGTGGACGCCCGCCGCCCCGGCACGGTGGTCGTCTCCACCAACAACCGCTGGGCGGCGGTGGACACCCTGTACCGGACCACGAACGGCGGCCGCACCTGGACGTCCCTGAAGGACTCCGCGGTCCTCGACGTCTCCGAGACCCCGTTCCTCACCTTCGGCGCCGACAAGCCCAAGTTCGGCTGGTGGATCCAGGCCGTCGCCGTCGACCCGTACGACTCGAAGCACGTCGTCTACGGCACCGGCGCCACCCTCTACGGCACCCGGGACCTCAAGCACTGGGCCCCGCAGATCCGCGGCCTGGAGGAGACCTCCGTACGTCTGCTCATCTCGCCCCCGACCGGCGAGGCGCACCTGCTCAGCGGCCTCGGGGACATCGGGGTGATGTACCACGAGCGGCTGACCGCCTCGCCTTCGCGGGGAATGGCTTCGAACCCGGTGTTCGGGTCGGCGACGGGACTCGCCCAGGCGGCGGCCAGACCGTCGTACGTCGTCCGCACGGGCTTCGGCGACCACGGCAACGGCGCCTTCTCGAACGACGGCGGCAAGACCTGGGCGCCCTTCGCGACCCAGCCCGCCCCGGCCAAGGACGCGCCGGGACCGATCGCCACCAACGCGGACGGCAGCGTGCTGCTGTGGACCTTCGTGCACTGGGACGGCACCAAGTACCCGGCCCAGCGCTCCACGGACAACGGCGCGACCTGGTCCGAGGTCGCCACCTGCCCCAAGGGCGCCACCCCGCTCGCCGACCCGGCCGACCCGGCGCGCTTCTACGCGTACGACACCGACACCGGCACCCTGTTCGCCAGCACGGACGGCGGCCGCACCTTCAGCGGGCGGGCGAGCGGGCTGCCCTCCGGCGACAGTCAGTTCCAGCTGGCCGCGGCCCCGGGGCGCTCAGGCGACCTGTGGCTGAGCGCCAAGACGAACGGGCTGTACCGGTCCACCGACGGGGGAGCGACCTTCACCAAGCTCACCAGTTGCTGGGCCTCGCACACCCTCGCCTTCGGCAAGGCCGCCAAGGGCGCCGACTACCCGGCGGTCTACCAGGTCGGCGCCACGGAGGCGGTCACCGGCGTGTACCGCTCCGACGACGGCGCGAAGACCTGGGTGCGCGTCAACGACGACCGGCACCAGTGGGGCTGGATCGGCGCGACCATCGCCGCCGACCCGAGGCTGTACGGCCGTGTCTACATCGCCACCAACGGCCGGGGCATCCAGTACGGGGAGCCCGTCTGA